From the genome of Burkholderia cepacia ATCC 25416:
CAGCCGCGTCGGCACCACGAACCCGCGCTGCGCGAGTGACGGAAAGCCCCCCTTCATCGCACCCCCTTGCCGGCGTGACGAATCCGGACGATCGACGAACGCCCGGCCGCGCCGTTCAGGTCGCGAATGATCTCGGTGCGTGCCTCGCGCAGCTCGCCGATCGAGCGATATTTCACGCGCCGGTCGGCATACTGGACTTCCAGCTCGCCCTTCGCGATTGCAGACTGGATGCTCTGCAGATCCTGTTTTGTGTATGCCATGCCATTCCCTCGTTTAGCGCCGCTTCAGGTACGTCGAGCGACCAACACGACGCCCCTGAATGCGCGAAACCCCGCTCGGGGGCGGGGTTTCG
Proteins encoded in this window:
- a CDS encoding phage head-tail joining protein gives rise to the protein MAYTKQDLQSIQSAIAKGELEVQYADRRVKYRSIGELREARTEIIRDLNGAAGRSSIVRIRHAGKGVR